From Aristaeella lactis, the proteins below share one genomic window:
- a CDS encoding carbohydrate ABC transporter permease translates to MYKKLRTAWPFLLPGMAGLLVFYGIPFVGGIWYSVTDGRVENSFVGFANYVSVWGNPMFQTGLKNTMELSLICAPLLFLLSFLLAAGLHRIRPAGGFFRSSVLMPYLMPSSAILIIWLMWFDFAGPVNRIITALGGARIDWLKGSESRIPVILLFLWKNLGFCVVIFMSALQSIPESLYEYATLEGASFLKQTFSITLPLAIPSAFLVAILSFVNAFRIFKEVYFMAGAYPDEPLLYTLQNYMNNMYGKLNYQNVTTAAYIFALIVLALFGLLFISQRQALKRLNGGD, encoded by the coding sequence TTGTATAAGAAACTGAGAACAGCCTGGCCCTTTTTGCTGCCGGGCATGGCGGGACTGCTGGTTTTCTACGGCATCCCGTTTGTGGGCGGAATCTGGTACAGCGTCACGGACGGACGGGTTGAGAACAGCTTCGTCGGGTTCGCTAACTATGTTTCCGTCTGGGGCAACCCGATGTTCCAGACGGGACTGAAGAACACCATGGAGCTTTCCCTGATCTGCGCTCCGCTTCTTTTCCTGCTGTCCTTTTTACTGGCGGCAGGGCTGCACCGGATCCGTCCGGCCGGCGGCTTTTTCCGCTCCAGCGTGCTGATGCCCTACCTGATGCCGTCTTCGGCTATCCTGATCATCTGGCTGATGTGGTTTGACTTTGCCGGCCCGGTGAACCGGATCATCACAGCGCTGGGCGGAGCCCGGATTGACTGGCTGAAGGGAAGCGAATCCCGGATCCCGGTCATCCTGCTGTTCCTGTGGAAAAACCTGGGCTTCTGTGTGGTCATCTTTATGTCCGCACTGCAGTCCATTCCGGAATCCCTGTATGAATACGCGACGCTGGAAGGTGCTTCCTTCCTGAAACAGACCTTCAGCATCACGCTGCCGCTGGCGATCCCCTCGGCTTTCCTGGTGGCGATTCTTTCCTTTGTCAACGCGTTCCGGATCTTTAAGGAAGTTTATTTCATGGCCGGCGCCTACCCGGACGAGCCGCTGCTGTACACGCTGCAGAATTATATGAACAACATGTACGGCAAGCTGAATTATCAGAACGTAACGACGGCGGCGTACATTTTTGCCCTGATCGTGCTGGCACTCTTCGGCCTGCTGTTCATAAGCCAGCGGCAGGCGCTGAAACGACTGAACGGAGGCGACTGA
- a CDS encoding ABC transporter substrate-binding protein — protein MKKPIIKTTFLWIMTLILCVTTCATAFASAGDRTLKHYSASDSTGSVNNVYKTSGGFCADIEDMNGRMLLLFMDFQAEPEKYEIQENAEDDEQAEEVCCYFSWNDELYALVTRKASDGDSQIINAIAVKHIRLEDGKAVPEDSSLPELDCGMLLDDLGDNMYFYPAKVFTSGDRLVGTAYGMNGPIVFCFDLETGDYTCLETGDISEIAPGPEGSVLVTRADWGAKEAKIIRISLEDQREEEITEITDATNYLNPCYDAEKNILYYANGGELWAMPMDGTAQAEVVNDCPIDGGGAICTSDGFLLMWDYSTILLRNTDPAQRASTTLRIRDTSYNGVMSETVYTLNNKRGDISVIIQPDWDGVQTDIPQSLLNQDADTDIYVLQYESNDFRAIRTRGYAADLSGNAQVAAGVDRMYPFIRDALKQDGKIIAVPIEISGQTVGINHEMWKKLGETEEELPKTWSQFFDWLETLPDRLAGRNDVCVCDSPREDFISAITMTILYEYQVWMDGKGEDYAFNSPVMNELLTRLNNLDYDALDMKDRHYYDDGYTAGEYKDPLLSVYTDPGMMGYYKPMLIGFAEDETPIQPVQMCVAFVNPYSEHQEEAAEFLALALDSMYFRTEYAIFADKTEPIRSAYYENDLERAKENIEAAEEALEKAEDGEERANLEDTLKEFREYLQNVEEYDWSMSPEAIEDYQKRLPSLKVLDYLFLYDIVGNTDAEEQQEFAELFSGNTDPGELLNRIDQKVQMIRMEGN, from the coding sequence ATGAAGAAACCGATTATCAAAACAACATTCCTGTGGATTATGACCCTGATCCTGTGCGTGACAACATGCGCGACAGCTTTCGCGTCAGCGGGAGACCGTACGCTGAAACATTATTCCGCCTCTGACAGCACAGGAAGCGTTAACAATGTATATAAGACCAGCGGCGGGTTCTGTGCTGACATCGAGGACATGAACGGACGGATGCTGCTGCTGTTTATGGATTTCCAGGCGGAACCTGAAAAATACGAGATACAGGAAAACGCGGAGGACGACGAACAGGCAGAGGAAGTCTGCTGCTATTTCTCCTGGAATGATGAGCTTTACGCGCTGGTGACCAGGAAAGCAAGTGACGGAGACAGCCAGATCATCAATGCCATTGCGGTGAAGCACATCAGGCTGGAAGACGGAAAGGCGGTCCCGGAGGACAGCAGCCTGCCGGAACTGGACTGCGGCATGCTGCTTGATGATTTAGGGGACAACATGTATTTTTATCCGGCAAAAGTGTTTACGTCCGGAGACCGGCTGGTTGGCACCGCTTACGGGATGAACGGACCGATCGTGTTCTGCTTTGACCTGGAGACGGGCGATTATACATGCCTGGAGACCGGGGATATCAGCGAGATCGCGCCCGGACCGGAAGGCTCTGTGCTGGTGACCCGGGCCGACTGGGGCGCGAAAGAAGCAAAGATCATCCGCATCAGCCTGGAAGACCAGCGTGAGGAAGAGATCACGGAGATCACTGACGCGACCAATTACCTGAATCCCTGCTATGACGCGGAAAAGAATATCCTGTACTATGCCAACGGCGGTGAGCTGTGGGCCATGCCGATGGATGGCACGGCACAGGCTGAGGTGGTCAATGACTGCCCGATTGACGGCGGCGGCGCAATATGCACGTCTGACGGTTTCCTGCTGATGTGGGATTACTCAACAATCCTGCTGCGAAACACGGATCCCGCGCAGCGCGCCAGTACGACCCTGCGGATCCGGGACACGAGTTATAACGGCGTGATGTCCGAAACGGTTTATACCCTGAACAATAAACGGGGTGATATCTCCGTGATCATTCAGCCGGACTGGGACGGGGTCCAGACGGATATTCCGCAGTCCCTGCTGAACCAGGATGCCGATACGGATATTTATGTGCTGCAGTATGAAAGCAATGACTTCCGGGCGATCCGCACACGCGGATACGCAGCGGATCTGAGCGGAAACGCGCAGGTCGCCGCGGGTGTTGACCGCATGTATCCCTTTATCCGGGATGCCCTGAAGCAGGATGGAAAGATCATCGCGGTTCCTATTGAAATCTCCGGCCAGACAGTCGGGATCAACCATGAAATGTGGAAAAAGCTTGGAGAAACCGAGGAGGAACTGCCGAAGACCTGGAGCCAGTTCTTTGACTGGCTGGAGACTCTTCCGGACAGGCTGGCGGGACGGAATGACGTATGTGTCTGCGATTCTCCGCGCGAAGATTTCATCAGCGCCATTACCATGACTATTCTGTATGAATACCAGGTCTGGATGGATGGCAAGGGAGAAGACTATGCTTTTAACTCTCCCGTGATGAATGAACTGTTGACACGCCTGAATAACCTGGACTATGATGCCCTTGATATGAAGGACCGGCATTACTATGATGACGGCTATACGGCTGGCGAATACAAGGATCCGCTCCTGAGCGTCTATACGGATCCCGGCATGATGGGTTACTATAAACCGATGCTGATCGGCTTTGCCGAAGATGAGACCCCCATCCAGCCGGTACAGATGTGTGTCGCCTTTGTGAATCCCTATTCCGAACACCAGGAAGAGGCTGCGGAATTCCTGGCTCTGGCCCTGGACAGCATGTATTTCCGAACAGAATATGCGATCTTCGCTGATAAAACAGAACCTATCCGCAGCGCGTACTATGAAAACGACCTGGAGCGCGCGAAGGAAAACATCGAGGCAGCGGAAGAAGCCCTTGAAAAAGCGGAAGACGGCGAAGAACGGGCAAACCTGGAGGACACGCTCAAGGAGTTCCGGGAATACCTGCAGAATGTGGAAGAATATGACTGGTCCATGAGTCCGGAAGCGATTGAGGATTACCAGAAACGCCTTCCGTCCCTGAAAGTGCTTGATTACCTGTTCCTGTACGATATCGTGGGCAACACGGACGCAGAGGAACAGCAGGAATTCGCGGAGCTTTTCTCCGGCAACACGGATCCCGGAGAACTGCTGAACAGGATCGATCAAAAGGTCCAAATGATCCGTATGGAAGGGAACTGA
- a CDS encoding carbohydrate ABC transporter permease, with product MRQKGFRIWLARIVLTILALIILLPMVQTFLYSFSSIGEMKELMKERGKLGEGEWMDPHYSPHQISLGQYEQILIKDEAILHFFNNSVIYAAAILLGQALVVPALAFGLSKFRFRGRETIFFLIVMLMLLPFQVTMVPNVLTLRFMGLLNTRWAIILPMLFAPFFIFLLRQYMIALPDELLEAASIDGAGPFRSFLWIVLPVCRPVLGAAAALSFAESWNLVEQPITYLTAAKALEPLSTQFNQLTRKVSGYEFAGAALYILPALLIYLFFQEDILAGIQLTEMK from the coding sequence ATGAGACAAAAAGGCTTCCGGATCTGGCTGGCACGAATTGTACTGACTATCCTGGCACTCATTATCCTGCTTCCGATGGTCCAGACTTTCCTGTATTCCTTCTCCTCCATCGGGGAAATGAAGGAACTGATGAAAGAAAGGGGAAAGCTGGGCGAAGGGGAGTGGATGGATCCGCATTATTCACCGCACCAGATCTCCCTGGGGCAGTATGAACAGATCCTGATCAAGGATGAGGCGATCCTGCATTTTTTCAACAACTCGGTGATCTACGCCGCGGCGATCCTGCTGGGACAGGCGCTGGTCGTTCCGGCCCTGGCGTTCGGACTGAGCAAATTCCGCTTCCGCGGACGGGAAACGATCTTCTTCCTGATCGTGATGCTGATGCTGCTGCCCTTCCAGGTAACCATGGTCCCGAATGTGCTGACACTGCGCTTTATGGGACTGCTGAACACAAGATGGGCGATCATCCTGCCGATGCTTTTTGCCCCGTTCTTTATCTTCCTGCTGCGCCAGTATATGATCGCGCTGCCGGACGAGCTGCTGGAAGCAGCCTCCATAGACGGAGCCGGACCGTTCCGGTCCTTCCTGTGGATTGTGCTGCCGGTCTGCCGGCCGGTGCTGGGCGCGGCGGCGGCGCTGTCCTTCGCGGAAAGCTGGAACCTGGTGGAACAGCCGATCACTTACCTGACGGCGGCGAAAGCGCTGGAACCCCTTTCCACACAGTTCAACCAGCTGACCAGGAAAGTATCCGGCTATGAGTTTGCCGGCGCGGCACTGTATATCCTGCCGGCACTGCTGATCTACCTGTTCTTCCAGGAGGACATCCTGGCGGGGATTCAGCTGACGGAAATGAAATAA